A window of the bacterium genome harbors these coding sequences:
- a CDS encoding FHA domain-containing protein: MSGLARRCACGAENALDARCCDRCGAPLSGAEGFSSGGAVVAARPLASADVSARGGAAVPSDVAACGRAAVPSDVAACGSAAVPAPAAARAVFVGRGADCALRLASDTVSERHAVVFESGGVLFVQDLGSRNGTFLDGARVTRAVPWNGAATLRCGGGAV, from the coding sequence GTGAGCGGGCTCGCGCGGCGCTGCGCGTGCGGCGCGGAGAACGCGCTCGACGCACGCTGCTGCGATCGCTGCGGCGCGCCGCTGTCGGGCGCGGAGGGCTTCTCCTCGGGCGGCGCCGTCGTCGCCGCGCGGCCGCTCGCTTCCGCGGACGTCTCGGCGCGCGGAGGAGCGGCAGTTCCGTCGGACGTCGCGGCGTGCGGGAGAGCGGCGGTTCCATCGGACGTCGCGGCGTGCGGGAGCGCGGCGGTTCCCGCGCCCGCCGCGGCGCGGGCGGTCTTCGTCGGGCGGGGCGCCGACTGCGCGCTGCGCCTCGCGTCGGACACCGTCTCCGAGCGGCACGCGGTCGTCTTCGAATCGGGCGGCGTCCTCTTCGTTCAGGACCTCGGCAGCCGCAACGGCACCTTCCTCGACGGCGCGCGGGTGACGCGCGCCGTGCCGTGGAACGGCGCGGCGACGCTGCGCTGCGGCGGCGGCGCGGTC